A section of the Oryza sativa Japonica Group chromosome 1, ASM3414082v1 genome encodes:
- the LOC136355491 gene encoding uncharacterized protein, translating into MAAEVEASLRLREEAAAKRDRVTLVAKASADRLAEELRLREEACRERDVALAEREADVNRDEVASHRLGEQLAKREEAVAGRAAIAARASELEAREKDLAAGGQPGSAELVSQPTTAQSTLADLERLVQDQAGEIAALRLTNEIGPGQLSDARLEEEIGETVKSSSASLAWAAVELVLASHQARNPDFVPWRALEDFPPGTEAKAREQVRETADAIVSNFEGSAPRFTFGLASNEESRSGDDDDDVGGEDWDDVVSGAGLGGPGTP; encoded by the exons atggcggcggaggtggaggcctCCCTTCGCCTTCGTGAAGAGGCCGCAGCCAAGCGTGACCGGGTCACCCTCGTCGCGAAAGCTTCAGCGGACCGCCTCGCAGAGGAGCTACGGCTTCGGGAAGAGGCGTGCCGGGAACGGGACGTCGCACTCGCCGAGCGTGAAGCCGATGTGAACCGCGATGAGGTGGCCTCACACCGGCTGGGCGAGCAACTCGCGAAACGCGAGGAGGCCGTTGCCGGACGCGCGGCGATAGCGGCGAGGGCTTCTGAGCTGGAGGCCCGGGAAAAGGACCTAGCGGCGGGCGGGCAGCCCGGCAGCGCGGAGTTGGTGAGCCAGCCTACCACGGCTCAGAGCACTCTCGCCGACCTAGAGCGCTTGGTGCAAGATCAGGCTGGGGAGATTGCGGCCCTCCGCCTCACCAACGAGATCGGACCTGGGCAGCTCTCCGATGCC aggctggaggaggagattggCGAGACCGTGAAATCGTCGTCAGCTTCCTTGGCATGGGCCGCGGTGGAACTGGTCCTCGCGAGCCACCAAGCGCGCAACCCCGACTTCGTCCCGTGGCGCGCACTCGAGGATTTCCCCCCGGGGACCGAGGCAAAGGCTCGGGAGCAAGTCCGGGAGACGGCCGACGCGATTGTCTCTAacttcgaggggtcggcccccCGGTTCACCTTCGGGCTTGCCTCGAATGAGGAGAGCAGGAGCGGAGACGATGatgacgacgtcggcggcgaggactgGGACGACGTCGTTAGCGGCGCCGGCCTCGGGGGCCCGGGCACTCCGTGA